A single genomic interval of Lysobacter avium harbors:
- a CDS encoding YqgE/AlgH family protein, with protein sequence MDSGPTPLANQLLIALPALEEGAFARSVALICQHDEDGAMGIVVNRASEYTLGEVLGQMSIDGGSDALRARVVLAGGPVHPERGFVLHDGGNRWDSTLTITDELSLTTSRDILEAMASGEGPANAVVALGCAGWGAGQLEQELTDNDWLTAPADAELLFDVPLEARWEAAAGRIGVDFAHLAGYSGRA encoded by the coding sequence ATGGATTCTGGCCCCACACCCCTTGCCAATCAATTGTTGATCGCCCTGCCGGCGCTTGAGGAGGGCGCGTTCGCACGCTCGGTCGCGCTGATCTGCCAGCACGACGAGGACGGTGCCATGGGCATCGTGGTGAACCGCGCCTCGGAGTACACGCTGGGCGAAGTCCTCGGCCAGATGAGCATCGACGGCGGCAGTGATGCGCTGCGCGCGCGGGTGGTCCTGGCCGGCGGTCCGGTCCATCCGGAGCGTGGCTTCGTCCTCCACGACGGCGGCAACCGCTGGGACTCTACCCTGACCATCACCGATGAACTCTCGCTCACCACCTCGCGCGACATCCTCGAAGCCATGGCCAGCGGCGAGGGCCCGGCCAATGCCGTGGTCGCGCTGGGCTGTGCGGGCTGGGGCGCCGGCCAGCTGGAGCAGGAGTTGACCGACAACGACTGGCTGACCGCACCGGCAGACGCGGAGCTGCTCTTCGACGTGCCGCTGGAAGCGCGCTGGGAGGCCGCCGCCGGGCGCATCGGCGTGGACTTCGCCCACTTGGCTGGCTATTCCGGCCGCGCATGA
- a CDS encoding DNA-3-methyladenine glycosylase I — MHSSPQPVPAASSGYCDSAPGHPLHGPYHDDEYGFPQRDEAVLFERLVLEINQAGLSWLTILRKREAFQQAYGGFEVDRVAAYGDADRDRLLGDAAIIRNRLKINAAIHNAQVIKDLRASHGGFAHWLDAHLTDGEHRRDKAGWVKLFRQTFRFTGPEITGEFLMSLGYLPGAHRSDCPVHARTVAAGAPWAKELLCTPRSGSGS; from the coding sequence ATGCATTCTAGCCCGCAGCCCGTGCCTGCCGCGTCATCCGGCTACTGCGACAGCGCACCGGGTCATCCGCTGCACGGCCCCTACCACGACGATGAATACGGCTTTCCCCAGCGCGACGAAGCCGTCCTGTTCGAGCGGCTGGTGCTTGAAATCAACCAGGCCGGCCTGAGCTGGCTGACCATCCTGCGCAAGCGCGAGGCCTTCCAGCAGGCTTACGGCGGCTTTGAGGTCGACCGCGTCGCAGCCTATGGCGACGCCGACCGCGACCGCCTGCTGGGTGACGCGGCGATCATCCGCAACCGGCTGAAGATCAACGCGGCAATCCACAACGCGCAGGTGATCAAGGACCTGCGCGCGAGCCACGGCGGCTTCGCCCACTGGCTGGATGCGCATTTGACGGACGGAGAGCACCGCCGGGACAAGGCCGGGTGGGTAAAACTGTTTCGCCAGACGTTCCGCTTCACGGGGCCGGAGATCACCGGCGAGTTCCTGATGAGCCTGGGCTACCTGCCGGGCGCGCATCGCAGCGACTGCCCGGTTCACGCGCGCACGGTGGCGGCCGGCGCGCCATGGGCAAAAGAACTCTTGTGCACGCCTCGTTCCGGTTCGGGCTCATAG
- a CDS encoding META and DUF4377 domain-containing protein gives MKFHLLLLPLALAACTAERPATPATDTPVPAAAQKTPAAASMAVDDTTLSRYHWRLAEASDAGGAHIDALFARDVKPVQLDFADNRLSISNTCNLMNGGYRLDDEKLKIDSLQQTLMACADPKLAELDRAIGSRLEGNPRIRLTGSEESPRLQVTTDAGDKLVFAGEPTAASRYGSEGAQVFMEVAAQTVPCSHPLIADKQCLQVRERTYRDDGTVAGEPGEWEPLYQEIEGYTHEAGVRNVLRLKRYKVANPPADGSSVAYVLDMVVESEQVAP, from the coding sequence ATGAAATTCCATCTGCTTCTCCTGCCGCTTGCCCTTGCCGCATGTACCGCCGAACGACCGGCGACTCCCGCGACCGACACGCCCGTCCCGGCCGCCGCACAGAAAACGCCTGCGGCCGCATCGATGGCTGTCGACGATACGACCCTGTCGCGCTACCACTGGCGCCTGGCCGAAGCCAGCGACGCCGGTGGCGCCCATATCGATGCCTTGTTTGCCCGCGACGTCAAACCCGTGCAACTGGACTTCGCCGATAACCGGCTGTCCATCAGCAACACCTGCAACCTGATGAACGGCGGCTACCGGCTGGACGATGAAAAGCTGAAGATCGACTCGCTGCAGCAGACCTTGATGGCTTGCGCCGATCCCAAGCTGGCCGAACTGGATCGCGCCATCGGCAGCCGATTGGAAGGCAATCCCCGCATCCGCCTCACCGGCAGCGAGGAATCCCCGCGTCTGCAAGTGACCACCGATGCCGGCGACAAACTCGTCTTTGCGGGCGAGCCCACCGCCGCGTCGCGCTACGGCAGCGAAGGCGCGCAGGTGTTCATGGAGGTCGCCGCGCAGACGGTCCCGTGCAGCCACCCGCTGATTGCGGACAAGCAGTGCCTGCAGGTGCGCGAGCGGACCTACCGCGATGACGGCACGGTCGCCGGCGAGCCTGGCGAATGGGAGCCGCTGTATCAGGAGATCGAGGGTTACACCCACGAGGCGGGCGTGCGCAACGTACTGCGCCTGAAGCGCTACAAAGTCGCCAATCCGCCGGCGGATGGCTCCTCGGTCGCCTACGTGCTGGACATGGTGGTCGAATCGGAGCAGGTCGCTCCCTGA
- a CDS encoding PilT/PilU family type 4a pilus ATPase gives MNTTQSTNETIDFTSFLKLMAHQKASDLFITAGMPPSMKVNGVLQPITKSPLTPQQSRDLVLNVMNPSQREEFEKTHEANFAIGLANVGRFRVSCFYQRNQVGMVLRRIETRIPTIDELGLPQVLKTLAMTKRGIILFVGATGTGKSTSLAAMIGYRNQNSTGHIITIEDPIEFVHKHEGCIITQREVGIDTDSWENALKNTLRQAPDVIMIGEVRTREGMDHAIAFAETGHLVLCTLHANNANQAMDRMINFFPEDRRNQLLMDLSLNLKGVVAQQLVPTPDGKARRVAMEILLGTPLVQDYIRDGEIHKLKEVMKESTQLGMKTFDQALFELYQAGEISYEDALRYADSQNEVRLRIKLAQGGNAQTLAAGMDGVEVAEIRD, from the coding sequence ATGAACACGACCCAGAGCACGAACGAGACGATCGACTTCACGTCGTTCCTCAAGCTGATGGCGCACCAGAAGGCCTCCGATCTGTTCATCACCGCCGGCATGCCGCCGTCGATGAAGGTCAACGGCGTGCTGCAGCCGATCACCAAGAGCCCGTTGACGCCGCAGCAAAGCCGCGACCTGGTGCTCAACGTGATGAATCCCTCGCAGCGAGAGGAGTTCGAGAAGACACACGAGGCGAACTTCGCGATCGGGCTGGCCAATGTCGGCCGCTTCCGCGTCAGCTGTTTCTACCAGCGCAACCAGGTCGGCATGGTGCTGCGCCGGATCGAGACCAGGATCCCGACCATCGACGAGCTGGGCCTGCCGCAGGTGCTCAAGACGCTGGCGATGACCAAGCGCGGGATCATCCTGTTCGTCGGCGCCACCGGCACCGGCAAGTCGACCTCGCTGGCGGCGATGATCGGCTACCGCAACCAGAACTCGACCGGCCACATCATCACCATCGAGGATCCGATCGAGTTCGTGCACAAGCACGAGGGTTGCATCATTACCCAGCGTGAGGTCGGCATCGATACCGACAGCTGGGAGAACGCGCTGAAGAACACGCTGCGCCAGGCGCCCGACGTGATCATGATCGGCGAGGTGCGCACCCGCGAGGGCATGGACCACGCGATCGCCTTCGCCGAGACCGGCCACCTGGTGCTGTGCACGCTGCACGCCAACAACGCCAACCAGGCGATGGACCGGATGATCAACTTCTTCCCCGAGGACCGGCGCAACCAGTTGCTGATGGACCTGTCGCTGAACCTCAAGGGCGTGGTGGCCCAGCAACTGGTTCCCACCCCGGACGGCAAGGCGCGCCGGGTGGCGATGGAAATCCTGCTGGGCACGCCGCTGGTGCAGGACTACATCCGCGACGGCGAGATCCACAAGCTCAAGGAAGTGATGAAGGAGTCCACCCAGTTGGGCATGAAGACCTTCGACCAGGCACTTTTCGAGCTGTACCAGGCCGGCGAGATCAGCTACGAGGACGCACTGCGCTACGCCGACTCGCAGAACGAGGTGCGCCTGCGCATCAAGCTCGCCCAGGGCGGCAATGCGCAGACCCTCGCCGCGGGCATGGACGGCGTGGAAGTGGCCGAGATCCGCGACTAG